One window of Chloroflexus aggregans DSM 9485 genomic DNA carries:
- a CDS encoding ATP-binding cassette domain-containing protein, protein MATPVIELRDLTVYYGQRRGVEDLNLTVEPGEVFGFLGPNGAGKTTTLRVLLDIIRPTRGQALIFGKDCRHEGPQIRRQVGYLPGELSLPGQSDSASVSRYARCCPWPRC, encoded by the coding sequence ATGGCGACGCCGGTGATCGAATTGCGTGACCTGACCGTCTACTACGGCCAGCGGCGCGGGGTTGAAGACCTCAATCTGACCGTTGAACCCGGCGAGGTGTTCGGTTTTCTTGGCCCCAATGGCGCTGGCAAGACGACGACGCTGCGGGTGTTGCTGGATATTATCCGGCCTACCCGTGGGCAGGCCTTGATCTTTGGCAAGGATTGCCGGCACGAGGGGCCGCAGATTCGCCGGCAGGTCGGGTATCTGCCCGGCGAGCTGAGTTTACCCGGCCAATCTGACAGCGCGTCAGTATCTCGCTATGCTCGATGCTGCCCGTGGCCGCGTTGTTGA
- a CDS encoding ATP-binding cassette domain-containing protein, translated as MLELVRAARAEGGTVFFSSHILPEVQAICDRVGIIRAGRLAAIERVDALLQRQQVHRLRLRFAQPIPPAAFALPGVTELAHGEGEVMLEVRENLAHVLRIAGDLGAIALETMPLTLEEVFLAYYGAQGGNHA; from the coding sequence GTGCTCGAATTGGTGCGCGCGGCCCGCGCCGAGGGGGGCACCGTCTTCTTTTCGTCGCATATCTTGCCTGAAGTGCAGGCAATCTGTGACCGGGTCGGGATTATTCGCGCCGGCAGGCTGGCAGCAATTGAGCGGGTTGATGCGTTGTTGCAGCGCCAGCAGGTGCATCGCTTGCGCTTGCGTTTTGCCCAGCCGATCCCGCCGGCGGCCTTTGCCCTCCCCGGTGTGACCGAGCTAGCCCACGGCGAGGGTGAGGTGATGCTGGAGGTGCGTGAGAACCTGGCGCACGTGCTGCGGATTGCCGGTGATTTGGGAGCGATTGCGCTCGAGACTATGCCGCTTACGCTCGAAGAGGTGTTTTTGGCCTACTATGGCGCCCAAGGGGGGAACCATGCTTAG
- a CDS encoding ABC transporter permease subunit, giving the protein MELYRAFGNLTIATFEGYIGSTIFFSILLAVLAIVTGTGMLAGEEEAGTLELQLALPLARRQLVTAKTLELAAIGFIVLVVAGLAATGIFLAIRDRLTTSLDAGDLFRATIAHWPPVWLFQTLSLWLGTVTPSRRIALAIATVLLIVSFPGYNLVGMSPDLEWLRPFSPFHYLPVTPETLNDGPALGDLAILTVMAPVWYGLAVMSFDRRDVTVGAWPWVRWMSR; this is encoded by the coding sequence ATTGAACTCTATCGCGCGTTCGGCAATCTGACCATCGCCACCTTTGAAGGCTATATCGGCTCGACGATCTTTTTTAGCATATTGCTGGCGGTTTTGGCCATTGTGACCGGAACCGGCATGCTGGCCGGCGAGGAGGAGGCCGGCACGCTCGAGTTGCAATTGGCGCTACCATTGGCGCGCCGGCAATTGGTGACGGCGAAGACGCTCGAATTGGCGGCAATCGGTTTCATCGTATTGGTGGTCGCCGGCCTGGCCGCGACGGGGATCTTTCTCGCCATTCGTGATCGGCTTACCACGTCGCTCGATGCCGGCGATCTCTTCCGGGCCACGATCGCGCACTGGCCGCCGGTGTGGCTGTTTCAAACCTTGAGCCTGTGGCTCGGTACGGTCACGCCGTCGCGCCGGATCGCGCTCGCGATCGCCACTGTGCTCCTCATCGTGAGCTTCCCCGGCTACAATCTGGTTGGGATGTCACCCGATCTTGAATGGCTGCGTCCATTCTCACCGTTCCACTATCTCCCCGTCACGCCGGAGACGCTCAATGATGGGCCGGCGTTGGGTGACCTCGCCATCTTGACGGTGATGGCGCCGGTCTGGTATGGCCTTGCCGTCATGAGCTTCGACCGGCGTGATGTGACGGTGGGGGCTTGGCCGTGGGTGCGATGGATGAGCCGCTGA
- a CDS encoding diguanylate cyclase: MPDNRTPTILIVDDTPANLLLLTQLLVGQSYDVRPVTQGRQAIAAVRAIRPDLILLDIRMPDMDGYTVCQTLKADPETNQIPIIFISALDDTEDKVRAFECGGVDYITKPFQPAEVLARVRTHLALAQARIALETANRELQRALAREAELARIDWLTGVYNRSHFYELATYEFAIATRYDQPLAICMFDVDHFKHINDQYGHLIGDQVLRTIAQTAARQIRTADCIGRFGGEEFILLLPNTTMEAGLNLAERLRVAVAALEIHTEKGTITATISLGVAGRQPADTMIERIIDRADQALYAAKRQGRNCVVGV; the protein is encoded by the coding sequence ATGCCAGATAATCGAACACCTACCATCCTGATTGTTGACGATACTCCGGCAAACCTTCTCCTATTGACCCAACTATTGGTTGGTCAGTCGTATGACGTGCGCCCGGTGACCCAAGGCAGGCAGGCAATAGCGGCAGTTCGCGCAATTCGCCCTGATTTGATATTACTTGACATCCGTATGCCCGATATGGACGGTTATACGGTATGTCAAACCTTAAAAGCCGATCCGGAAACCAACCAGATACCGATCATCTTCATCAGTGCGCTCGATGACACTGAAGACAAAGTGCGTGCCTTTGAATGTGGAGGTGTCGATTACATTACGAAACCATTTCAACCGGCCGAAGTATTAGCGCGTGTACGCACGCACCTCGCTTTGGCTCAGGCCCGGATTGCGCTTGAGACGGCAAACCGCGAACTGCAACGAGCACTTGCACGTGAAGCGGAACTCGCTCGAATTGACTGGTTGACCGGTGTCTACAATCGTAGCCATTTTTACGAGCTGGCAACCTACGAATTTGCGATTGCCACCCGTTACGATCAACCACTGGCGATCTGCATGTTCGATGTCGACCACTTCAAACACATCAATGACCAATACGGTCACCTGATCGGCGATCAAGTGCTGCGGACCATTGCCCAAACAGCCGCCCGTCAGATTCGCACTGCTGACTGTATCGGTCGTTTTGGCGGTGAAGAGTTTATCCTGCTGTTACCGAATACGACGATGGAGGCCGGACTGAACCTCGCCGAGCGCCTACGAGTCGCCGTCGCCGCGTTAGAGATACATACCGAGAAGGGCACCATCACAGCTACGATCAGTCTAGGCGTAGCCGGGCGCCAACCGGCCGATACGATGATCGAACGGATCATCGATCGCGCCGATCAAGCCCTCTACGCGGCTAAGCGGCAGGGGCGCAATTGTGTGGTGGGGGTGTGA